From Anopheles arabiensis isolate DONGOLA chromosome 3, AaraD3, whole genome shotgun sequence, a single genomic window includes:
- the LOC120900152 gene encoding ribonuclease P protein subunit p29, whose product MADPSSFLAKLVAPRYRHEILEIANSSVDLGDKHVILKKNKANAGKLTQKKLSRREIKELGLYTLPHDTITYRDGLKLHRMWLGYYDTFFPPGECPDVTEARYNTIVASLLKADYHGAKIHIVRSKQPSVVGMKGIVVLDTKGTFKMISKDNKLRTIPKNDSQFEVFLQDKVITIFGKHLNARPAERSVKKMKTFAFPDL is encoded by the exons ATGGCTG ATCCTTCCTCGTTCCTGGCAAAGCTGGTCGCTCCACGCTACCGGCATGAAATACTGGAGATTGCCAACAGCAGTGTGGACCTTGGGGACAAGCACGTCATCCTGAAGAAGAACAAAGCGAACGCGGGGAAGCTTACGCAAAAGAAACTTTCGCGCAGGGAAATCAAAGAGCTTGGCCTGTACACCTTACCGCACGATACGATTACGTACCGAGATGGGTTGAAGCTACACCGGATGTGGCTCGGCTATTACGATACCTTCTTCCCGCCGGGAGAATGTCCGGATGTGACCGAGGCGAGATACAACACGATTGT AGCAAGCTTACTGAAGGCGGATTATCATGGAGCCAAAATTCACATCGTTCGATCGAAACAGCCCAGCGTGGTCGGCATGAAGGGCATCGTGGTACTGGACACGAAAGGAACCTTCAAGATGATTTCGAAAGACAACAAACTGCGAA CAATCCCGAAAAATGATTCCCAGTTCGAGGTGTTCCTACAAGATAAGGTGATAACGATTTTCGGTAAACATCTCAACGCGCGGCCCGCCGAACGGTCGGtgaaaaagatgaaaacaTTCGCCTTTCCCGATCTGTAG
- the LOC120900151 gene encoding uncharacterized protein LOC120900151, whose amino-acid sequence MAENENACKQMDIAVQRHRKMLHYVTKKCVPLLESKLKEADEKSSEWKERALKAEGKVALLERQLEEKAAQSQHYKKFYEGQYQVMMKIGTVMGEIVWKSFKSHSNVKVLVQAQDSMLKYCALAKGIIDSFLLAYGTSLPPLHSLEHVFVVSLLGSITNLAAFVEGRAFLAQQELVVELLKRMVLDQDRWSYPHFRFIKRMVLTFAYNMSLEDPVAFVMLGEERLVNSVLRCLSLHDPTDVVAAAVAIIYRLLSVTVEAGIPSSLSEKIPWAMIKTMKDSTDEQLGEIATSLLGVMEVSVGKGF is encoded by the exons ATGGCAGAAAACGAAAATGCTTGCAAGCAAATGGATATTGCTGTACAGCGCCACCGGAAGATGTTGCATTACGTGACCAAGAAGTGTGTTCCCCTGCTCGAGAGCA AGCTGAAAGAGGCGGACGAGAAGTCGTCGGAATGGAAGGAACGAGCACTGAAAGCGGAAGGAAAGGTGGCACTACTCGAGCGGCAACTGGAGGAAAAGGCTGCCCAGTCACAACACTACAAAAA ATTTTACGAGGGGCAGTACCAGGTGATGATGAAGATCGGCACCGTGATGGGTGAGATCGTGTGGAAATCGTTCAAAAGCCACTCGAACGTGAAGGTGTTGGTGCAGGCACAAGACTCGATGCTGAAGTACTGTGCCCTAGCGAAGGGCATCATCGATTCGTTTCTGCTGGCCTACGGTACCAGCCTGCCGCCGCTCCATTCGCTCGAGCACGTGTTCGTCGTATCGCTGCTCGGGTCGATCACGAACTTGGCCGCGTTCGTGGAAGGGCGTGCGTTCCTCGCCCAGCAGGAGCTGGTGGTGGAGTTGCTGAAGCGGATGGTGCTCGATCAGGACCGCTGGAGCTATCCGCACTTTCGCTTCATCAAGCGCATGGTGCTCACGTTCGCGTACAACATGTCGCTCGAGGATCCGGTCGCGTTCGTTATGCTGGGCGAGGAGAGGCTCGTCAACAGTGTGCTGCGCTGCCTGAGCTTGCACGATCCGACCGATGTGGTGGCAGCGGCGGTGGCCATCATCTATCGCTTGCTGAGCGTAACGGTGGAGGCAGGAATACCGTCATCGCTGTCGGAGAAG ATCCCGTGGGCCATGATCAAAACGATGAAGGATTCAACGGACGAGCAGCTGGGAGAGATTGCGACCAGCCTGCTCGGCGTGATGGAAGTATCGGTAGGCAAAGGATTTTAG
- the LOC120900150 gene encoding pantothenate kinase 3 isoform X2, whose product MASSESAGSSSVIRKAMPWFGMDIGGTLTKLVYFEPKDITPGELDQEARILRNIRRYLTKNSAYGKTGHRDSHLQMDDVVIRGRRGSLHFIRFPTSEMLSFLKLAKSKGMAQLVTTVCATGGGAFKFEEDFRQHVNMKLAKFDELDALIKGILFTETHNKCECYFWENANEISSTKKKFDFSQPYPFILVNVGSGVSVLAVRGPDNYKRISGTSLGGGTFLGLCCLLTGCETFEEAIQLATKGDHKKVDKLVKDIYGGDYERFGLPGELVASSFGQMHLQERRQSVSKEDLAHAILVTITNNIGSIARMCASNEKIEKVVFVGNFLRVNPISMKLLAYAMDYWSKGTLKALFLEHEGYFGAVGCLLQFNGELHAQVGDLLT is encoded by the exons ATGGCCAGCAGTGAGTCGGCAGGAAGCTCGTCCGTAATACGCAAAG CGATGCCCTGGTTCGGCATGGACATTGGCGGCACCCTCACGAAGCTGGTGTACTTCGAGCCGAAGGACATCACGCCGGGCGAGCTGGATCAGGAGGCACGCATCCTGCGCAACATTCGGCGTTACCTGACGAAAAACTCGGCCTACGGCAAGACCGGCCACCGGGACAGCCACCTGCAGATGGACGACGTGGTGATACGCGGCCGGCGCGGCTCGCTCCACTTCATCCGCTTCCCAACGTCGGAGATGCTCAGCTTCCTGAAGCTCGCCAAATCGAAGGGCATGGCCCAGCTGGTGACGACCGTCTGCGCGACCGGTGGCGGCGCGTTCAAGTTCGAGGAAGACTTCCGGCAGCACGTCAACATGAAGCTGGCCAAGTTCGACGAGCTGGATGCGCTGATCAAGGGCATCCTCTTCACGGAAACGCACAACAAATGTGAATGCTACTTTTGGGAGAATGCCAACGAAATTAG TAGTACGAAGAAAAAGTTCGACTTTAGCCAACCGTACCCGTTTATACTGGTGAACGTCGGGTCGGGCGTCTCGGTGCTGGCGGTGCGCGGCCCGGACAACTACAAGCGCATCTCCGGCACGAGCCTCGGCGGCGGTACATTCCTGGGCCTGTGCTGTCTGCTCACCGGCTGTGAAACGTTCGAGGAAGCAATACAGTTAGCGACGAAGGGCGATCATAAGAAGGTGGACAAGCTAGTGAAAGACATTTACGGTGGCGACTACGAGCGGTTCGGGCTGCCCGGCGAGCTGGTCGCGTCAAG CTTCGGACAGATGCATCTACAGGAAAGGCGGCAAAGCGTTAGCAAGGAAGATCTAGCCCACGCCATCCTTGTGACGATCACCAACAACATTGGTTCGATCGCGCGCATGTGCGCGAGCAATGAGAAGATCGAGAAG GTGGTGTTTGTGGGCAACTTTCTGCGCGTGAACCCAATATCGATGAAGCTGCTCGCGTACGCGATGGACTACTGGTCGAAGGGAACGCTCAAAGCGCTGTTCCTCGAGCACGAGGGCTACTTCGGTGCAGTCGGGTGCCTTTTGCAGTTCAACGGTGAGCTGCACGCACAAGTCGGTGATTTACTTACTTAG
- the LOC120900150 gene encoding pantothenate kinase 3 isoform X1 — protein MDALDSSSSQPPLGPQLSSAISRWILYGTVVPSVHVTPNGTHRHHHHHQYATHSVASHYHRPLVRKPSYRRKMSSTESGASGSSSPTTSPKVSSSPVQQHRRRTAAAAPSPQQSRRRTGRDLQRTATANSSHSSAGSITSILSSLSSANSGGSQQQRKQRRIKRRTARKSATAEAKGARPSARSSKSNRSSSSSNNKANTDTRWTDESRSESSEHSIEGPVSMPWFGMDIGGTLTKLVYFEPKDITPGELDQEARILRNIRRYLTKNSAYGKTGHRDSHLQMDDVVIRGRRGSLHFIRFPTSEMLSFLKLAKSKGMAQLVTTVCATGGGAFKFEEDFRQHVNMKLAKFDELDALIKGILFTETHNKCECYFWENANEISSTKKKFDFSQPYPFILVNVGSGVSVLAVRGPDNYKRISGTSLGGGTFLGLCCLLTGCETFEEAIQLATKGDHKKVDKLVKDIYGGDYERFGLPGELVASSFGQMHLQERRQSVSKEDLAHAILVTITNNIGSIARMCASNEKIEKVVFVGNFLRVNPISMKLLAYAMDYWSKGTLKALFLEHEGYFGAVGCLLQFNGELHAQVGDLLT, from the exons ATGGACGCgctggacagcagcagcagtcagccGCCGCTCGGCCCGCAGCTCTCTAGTGCCATATCGCGCTGGATCCTGTACGGTACTGTCGTGCCGAGCGTCCACGTCACGCCCAACGGCACGCaccggcatcatcatcatcatcagtacgCGACCCACTCGGTCGCCTCCCACTATCACCGTCCGCTCGTGCGCAAACCATCGTACCGGCGCAAAATGTCGTCCACCGAAAGCGGCGCCAGTGGTAGCAGCAGCCCCACGACCAGCCCCAAAGTGTCCTCCTCCCCGGTGCAGCAACATCGCCGTCggacggcggcggcagcacccTCACCGCAACAGTCCCGGCGCCGCACGGGTCGGGATCTGCAGCGTACCGCCACCGCCAACTCGTCACATTCCTCGGCCGGGTCCATTACCTCCATACTGTCCAGCCTGTCGTCGGCGAACAGTGGTGGAAGCCAGCAACAGCGCAAACAACGTCGcatcaagcgacgaaccgccCGCAAGTCGGCAACGGCGGAAGCGAAAGGGGCCCGACCCAGCGCACggagcagcaaaagcaaccgcagcagcagcagcagcaacaacaaagccAACACCGACACGCGGTGGACCGACGAAAGCCGGTCAGAATCGTCGGAACATTCCATTGAGGGGCCAGTGT CGATGCCCTGGTTCGGCATGGACATTGGCGGCACCCTCACGAAGCTGGTGTACTTCGAGCCGAAGGACATCACGCCGGGCGAGCTGGATCAGGAGGCACGCATCCTGCGCAACATTCGGCGTTACCTGACGAAAAACTCGGCCTACGGCAAGACCGGCCACCGGGACAGCCACCTGCAGATGGACGACGTGGTGATACGCGGCCGGCGCGGCTCGCTCCACTTCATCCGCTTCCCAACGTCGGAGATGCTCAGCTTCCTGAAGCTCGCCAAATCGAAGGGCATGGCCCAGCTGGTGACGACCGTCTGCGCGACCGGTGGCGGCGCGTTCAAGTTCGAGGAAGACTTCCGGCAGCACGTCAACATGAAGCTGGCCAAGTTCGACGAGCTGGATGCGCTGATCAAGGGCATCCTCTTCACGGAAACGCACAACAAATGTGAATGCTACTTTTGGGAGAATGCCAACGAAATTAG TAGTACGAAGAAAAAGTTCGACTTTAGCCAACCGTACCCGTTTATACTGGTGAACGTCGGGTCGGGCGTCTCGGTGCTGGCGGTGCGCGGCCCGGACAACTACAAGCGCATCTCCGGCACGAGCCTCGGCGGCGGTACATTCCTGGGCCTGTGCTGTCTGCTCACCGGCTGTGAAACGTTCGAGGAAGCAATACAGTTAGCGACGAAGGGCGATCATAAGAAGGTGGACAAGCTAGTGAAAGACATTTACGGTGGCGACTACGAGCGGTTCGGGCTGCCCGGCGAGCTGGTCGCGTCAAG CTTCGGACAGATGCATCTACAGGAAAGGCGGCAAAGCGTTAGCAAGGAAGATCTAGCCCACGCCATCCTTGTGACGATCACCAACAACATTGGTTCGATCGCGCGCATGTGCGCGAGCAATGAGAAGATCGAGAAG GTGGTGTTTGTGGGCAACTTTCTGCGCGTGAACCCAATATCGATGAAGCTGCTCGCGTACGCGATGGACTACTGGTCGAAGGGAACGCTCAAAGCGCTGTTCCTCGAGCACGAGGGCTACTTCGGTGCAGTCGGGTGCCTTTTGCAGTTCAACGGTGAGCTGCACGCACAAGTCGGTGATTTACTTACTTAG